In one window of Sardina pilchardus chromosome 23, fSarPil1.1, whole genome shotgun sequence DNA:
- the mier3a gene encoding mesoderm induction early response protein 3a, whose amino-acid sequence MAEASLGSASPVGSLSSEDHDFDPTAEMLVHDYDDERTLEEEEMREGAPNVSAEIDDLEKESSMPLEELLAIYRYEASVSTVGGSSVDSSSVELTDELPDMTLDKEEIAKDLLSGDDEETQSSADDLTPSVTSHETTDFFPRTLRSNAIYDGDKESEGEEDGMSPEDSRKEIMIGAEYQAEIPPLSCNYEDERAYEDEDQLLWRPNGLPEAKVSDFLREASLLHSDGGKMEGDLDGSRVRDNEQALYELMKSNFSVQEALDHFHRNGRSSKDEMIPWSEEECRNFEHALLLYEKNFHLIQKHKVTTRTVAECVAFYYMWKKSERFDFFVQQNRFGKRKYSSYPGVTDLMDRLVDEAEGLVAEGSASVCSSSSGRMEPPTDQQINLLNSITASDLSALTSSVASVCNSGDGGAGGCLDSYAFPPALDGLHRGPLSHEEPLGVDGSAADCLNLLDAGFYHAELGSLAVCGPGAGVVGEDELERPAAKRLKLGLAAEPFLSEVGVGVGVEFEPRPHHITSTKMAVSVSDFGEGGGGGYMGAHTNHLHQHAALQSE is encoded by the exons ATGGCGGAG GCTTCCCTTGGAAGTGCGAGCCCAG TTGGCTCCTTGTCTTCTGAGGATCACGACTTTGATCCCACGGCAGAAATGCTGGTCCACGACTATGACGACGAGCGGACTCTGGAAGAAGAGGAAATGAGGGAGGGCGCACCAAATGTGAGCGCAGAGATTGACGATTTGGAAAAG GAGAGCTCTATGCCACTAGAGGAGCTGTTGGCCATCTACAGGTATGAAGCCTCCGTCAGCACGGTGGGAGGTTCTAGTGTGGACAGCTCCTCTGTGGAACTGACGGACGAGCTCCCGGACATGACACTAGATAAA GAAGAGATTGCTAAAGATTTGCTGTCGGGTGACGATGAGGAAACTCAGTCGTCAGCAGATGACCTCACCCCCTCTGTCACATCTCATGAAACCACGGACTTCTTCCCCAGAACCCTCCGAT CAAACGCTATATACGATGGAGACAAAGAatcagaaggagaagaggatggAATGAGCCCTGAAGATTCCAGAAAA GAGATTATGATTGGGGCTGAATATCAAGCTGAAATCCCCCCTCTGTCCTGTAATTACGAGGATGAAAGAG CGTATGAAGATGAAGATCAGTTGCTTTGGCGACCAAATGGGCTACCAGAGGCAAAAGTGAGTGACTTTCTGCGTGAGGCGTCACTGCTCCACTCTGACGGAGGCAAGATGGAAGGAGACCTGGATGGTAGTCGGGTGCGGGACAATGAACAG GCTCTATACGAACTCATGAAGAGCAATTTCAGTGTGCAAGAAGCGCTTGACCACTTTCACCGTAACGGAAGATCTTCAAAAG ATGAAATGATCCCGTGGTCTGAGGAggagtgtcgcaactttgagcaTGCGCTCCTACTGTATGAGAAAAATTTTCACCTCATACAGAAACACAAG GTCACAACACGAACAGTGGCGGAGTGCGTGGCTTTTTACTACATGTGGAAGAAGTCCGAAAGGTTCGATTTCTTTGTTCAGCAAAACCGATTTGGGAAGAGGAAATACAGCAGCTACCCGGGAGTAAC GGACCTGATGGACCGGCTGGTGGATGAGGCGGAGGGGCTGGTTGCCGAGGGCTCTGCCTCGGTCTGTTCTTCCAGCAGTGGCCGCATGGAGCCCCCTACTGACCAGCAGATCAACCTGCTCAACTCCATCACTGCCAGCGACCTGTCTG CCCTGACCAGCAGTGTGGCATCCGTCTGCAACTCCGGCGACGGGGGCGCCGGTGGCTGCCTGGACTCGTACGCCTTTCCGCCGGCGCTGGACGGCCTCCACCGCGGCCCGCTCTCCCACGAGGAGCCGCTCGGGGTGGACGGCAGCGCGGCCGACTGCCTGAACCTGCTGGACGCCGGCTTCTACCACGCCGAGCTGGGCTCGCTGGCGGTGTGCGGGCCGGGCGCGGGCGTGGTGGGGGAGGACGAGCTGGAGCGCCCCGCCGCCAAGCGCCTGAAGTTGGGCCTGGCGGCCGAGCCCTTCCTCAGCGAGGTGGGCGTGGGCGTCGGGGTGGAGTTCGAGCCCCGGCCGCACCACATCACCAGCACCAAGATGGCCGTCTCGGTCAGCGACTTCGGGGAGGGCGGCGGGGGCGGCTACATGGGGGCGCACACCaaccacctccaccagcacGCGGCACTACAGTCCGAGTGA
- the grk5 gene encoding G protein-coupled receptor kinase 5: protein MEIENMVANNALLKAREGSNGKRKGRSRKWKELLRFPHISECSDLANSIERDYFSLCDVQPIGKTLFRMHCQSDPELDRCMCLLDAMDNYEQTPDEERISRGKRIIDQYLNKQSPDCVQHVVDSHRQQCKENLERSPYTDVFSDCRRAIHDYLMEEPFSEYMNSIYFDRFLQWKVVERKPIAKDLFREYRVLGKGGFGEVCAVQSRATGSMYACKKLEKKRMKKRHGESLALNEKEILEMVNSRFVVSLAYAYETKDALCLVLTLLSGGDLKFHIYNMGLPGLSSERVKFYAAQVYCGLEHLHQKSIVYRDLKPENILLDDDGHIRISDLGLAVTLTKNGQAHGRVGTVGYMAPEVIKNKGYDFSADWWGLGCLIYEMTEGSSPFRSHKERVERKEMDNRVLETQERYGFRFSPDTKSICSKLLAKNPSQRLGCQLERGAEVKDHPFFKDVNFRLLEAGMLKPPFEPDPRAVYCQDVLDIEQFSATRGVSLDVTDEDFYAKFNTGACPIPWQNEMIESECFQELNDFGQNGQKPADLDWRQAPEPKHTQPLQRRRRHLLHRIFRRHNSIESEEKRRGHSPTSQSSDDLIKTAF, encoded by the exons ATGGAGATAGAAAATATGGTGGCAAACAATGCTCTGTTGAAGGCTAGAGAAG GCAGCAATGGTAAACGAAAAGGAAGAAGCAGAAAATGGAAAGAGCTTCTGCGCTTCCCCCACATCAGCGAGTGCAGCGACCTGGCCAACAGCATCG AACGGGACTACTTCAGCCTCTGTGATGTGCAGCCCATTGGGAAGACCCTCTTCCGTATGCACTGTCAGAGTGACCCAGAGCTGGATAGATGCATGTGTCTGCTTGATGCAATG GACAACTATGAGCAAACGCCTGACGAGGAACGGATCAGCCGAGGCAAGCGCATCATCGATCAATACTTGAATAAACAG TCTCCTGATTGTGTACAACATGTTGTGGACAGCCACAGACAGCAATGCAAAGAGAACCTCGAGAGAAGTCCCTACACAGACGTGTTCAGCGACTGCAGAAG GGCCATCCATGACTACTTAATGGAAGAACCCTTCTCAGAATACATGAACAGCATTTACTTTGACCGTTTCCTTCAGTGGAAGGTGGTGGAGAG GAAACCAATCGCAAAAGACTTATTCAGAGAGTACCGCGTTTTGGGGAAAGGAGGGTTTGGGGAG GTGTGTGCTGTTCAGTCTCGAGCAACAGGGAGTATGTACGCATGCAAGAagctggagaagaagagaatgaAGAAGCGCCATGGAGAATCCTTGGCCCTCAATGAGAAGGAGATCCTGGAGATGGTCAACAGCCGATTTGTG GTGAGTTTAGCCTACGCTTACGAAACGAAAGACGCACTCTGCCTGGTGCTAACGCTCCTGAGCGGTGGAGACCTGAAGTTCCACATCTACAACATGGGCCTTCCTGGCCTCAGCAGTGAGAGGGTGAAGTTCTACGCTGCTCAGGTCTACTGTGGGTTGGAGCATCTCCATCAGAAGTCCATTGTTTACAG GGATCTAAAGCCTGAGAATATTCTTTTGGATGACGATG GACACATCCGGATATCAGACCTGGGTCTCGCTGTCACACTAACCAAGAATGGCCAAGCTCATGGCAGAGTGGGGACAGTTGGCTACATGG cACCTGAGGTGATAAAGAACAAAGGTTATGACTTTAGCGCTGACTGGTGGGGCTTGGGGTGCCTCATCTACGAGATGACCGAAGGATCCTCTCCTTTCCGCAGCCACAAGGAACGtgtggagaggaaggagatggACAACAGGGTTCTGGAGACACAGGAGCGTTACGGGTTCAGATTCTCTCCAGACACCAAAAGCATCTGCTCAAAG CTCTTGGCCAAAAATCCTTCCCAGCGGCTGGGGTGTCAGTTAGAAAGGGGTGCAGAGGTGAAAGATCACCCTTTCTTCAAGGATGTCAACTTCAGGCTGCTGGAGGCTGGAATGCTGAAGCCTCCATTTGAACCCGAT CCAAGAGCTGTGTATTGTCAGGATGTGCTCGACATAGAGCAGTTCTCAGCAACACGAGGAGTGAGCCTGGATGTGACAGACGAGGACTTTTATGCCAAATTCAACACCGGGGCATGCCCTATCCCGTGGCAAAATGAG ATGATCGAGTCCGAGTGTTTTCAGGAGCTGAATGATTTCGGCCAAAATGGGCAAAAACCTGCAGACTTGGACTGGAGACAGGCCCCTgagcctaaacacacacagcccttacAGAGACGGAGAAGGCACCTGCTGCACCGGATCTTCAGGAGACAC AATTCTATCGAATCTGAAGAGAAACGGAGAGGACATTCACCAACCAGCCAAAGTTCAGACGACCTGATTAAGACGGCCTTTTAG